The genomic interval ACACGGTCCGTTACGACAACCTCACCCGCCAGTTTTCCGTGGAGACGGGCGTGGACGGCCTCCTCACTGATCAGAGGGTCCTCGCCACGTGGGAGGAGATGGCCGCGTACATGGGTCGCGTGGAGGGGCTGGCGGTCACGTCGGTGGCGAACCTCGAACCGTCCGAGGGCGGATATCTCCTGAGAGTCAACGTGCACGTCCTGTCCGATTTCGTCCTCTGGATCATCCCCTGGAGCGTGGAGACGCCCTGGGTCTCCACGGCCCTTCCCACGCCATGAGACTCCGCCTGACTCCCCGCTCCTTCACCGTGGTGGTGGCCTTCCTGGGGCTTTCCCTGGTGGGCGGGTTCCTGTACTCCCTGCTGAAGCAGCAGGATGCCGCCGACCTCACCTCCGCCGGCGGGTTCCTCCTGACGGGGCTCGCTCTTTTGAACCTCCTCCTCATGACGGTGCTCCTCTTCGTTCTCTTTCGGGAGCTCGTCAAGGGATTCCTGGCATGGAGAAGGCAGCGCGAGGGCGCGCGCTTCCGGACGCGGCTCCTGGGCGCCTTCGTGCTCCTCGGCCTCCTCCCATCGCTTTTCCTGTTCATCAGCGGGATCCTGCTCATCCAATCCTCCGTGGACCGGTGGTTCCGGTCGCCGGTGCACGGGCTGACCACCGCGAGCCAGGAACTGGTGGACCGCGCCCTGGACCTGGCCCGGGAAGAGAGCCACCGGAAGGCCAAGGCGCTCGCCTGGCAGTTGAAGCAGGTTCCAGCAGGGCTGCGGCCGGCCCTCGCTGCCCACCTATTCTCCGCGGGCGACGTGGACGCCTACTGCCTCGTGGCCCGCGACGGCAGGATCCTGGCCAAGGCCCCCGCCAACTTCCCCGCTCCGGACGCCTACAAGATTTCCAAGGTCTTTCAGAAGGAGGGCCTCGTGGGGTGGATGGACCTCGCCCCCTCGCCCACCGTGACGAGCGGGGTGGCCCTGGACGAGGAGACCGGGATTCTGGTCGGGCGTCGTCTTCCCTCCCAGCTGTACGCCCAGGCCAAGTACATCTCCGAGAACAACCGGGCCTACCTCCAGATCCGGAGCCGGCAGGAGACCTTGCGGACCTCCATGATCTCCTCCTTCCTGGCCCTCACGCTCCTCGTGATCTTCGCGGCGGTGTGGATCGGGACCCATCTCTCCAAGGAGATCAGCGTTCCGCTCCAGCTCCTGATGGAGGGCACCCAGGCCCTGTCCCAGGGCAACCTGGCCCACCGCATCGATTATGAGGCGAAGGACGAGATCGGGATGGTGGTGGAGTCCTTTAATCGGATGGCCCGCGAAGTGGAGGCGGGCAAGGTGGAACTCGAGAGGAGCAATGTCGAGCTGCGTGCCGCCACCCAGGCATCCGAGGGCCGCCGCAGGTACATCGAGACCCTCCTGGAAACCCTCAACATCGGCGTCATCTCCACGGATCCGGAAGGGCAGATCCGGACCCTCAACACCAAGGCCCGGGAAATCCTGGGCATGGACCCCGGCGAACCCGGAAGAAACGCGCTCACCCGGCCCGAGTGGCCCCCCATCCAAGCTCTCCTGTCCCCTCTTCCCCGCCGGCCCGTGCTCAACCGTGAGATCGCCCTCTCGGGCAAGCGCGGGCAATTCATCCTGTCCGTTTCCGCGAGCCCCCTGCAGGATCCATCCGGGACCACCACGGGCGTCCTTCTGATTCTGGAGGACATCACCGACCTCATGCGCGCCCAGCGCATCGCCGCCTGGCAGGAGGCGGCCCAGCGAATGGCGCACGAGATCAAGAACCCGCTCACTCCCATCCGGCTCTCGGCCCAACGCATCCGAAAGAAGGCCCAGGAAAGGAGCGCGGACCTGCTGGACGTGGTTCTTGAGGGCTGCACGGCCATCGAACGCGAGGTCCACACCATGATGACCATGGTGAACGAGTTCTCGCGCTTCGCCCGACTGCCGGAAATCCGGCCCAAGCCCGCCTCCCTCCTGGCGCTCATCCAGGGGACCCTGACGCCGTACCGATCCGCCGCCGATTTCGTCCTGGACCTTCCCGCATCCTTTCCCCCCGTGCGTCTGGACGTGGAGCAGATGGGAAGGGTGCTCAAGAACCTCCTCGAGAACGCCATCCAGGCCATGGACGGGCCGGGAACCATCACGCTGACCTTGAAGGAGGAATCGGGGCAGGCCGTCCTCACGCTTCGAGACACGGGTCCGGGCATTCCGCCCGAGGCCAGATCGAAGCTCTTCGCCCCGTACTTTTCCACCAAGAGGAAGGGCACGGGCCTGGGCCTCGCCATCGTGGCGAGGATCCTGGAGGAACACGGAGGAACGATCCGCGTGGACGAAACGTATTCGCAGGGGGCCGGTTTCATCCTGACCCTTCCCCTGTAAGGGCCGGCGCGGCGGGGCGCGGGGCGCGCCCGGGGAGCCCGGCGGGAGCGAGGCATGGCGAGAGGGCGCATTCTGATCGTGGACGACGAGCAGGGCATTCGGAACACCCTGCGGCAGATCCTCGAGGACGAAGGCTACTCCGTCGAGGAGGCGGAGACGGGGGAGGCCGGCCTGGCCCTCGGCCAGTCGCGGGATTTCGATCTGATCCTCCTGGACGTCTGGCTACCGGGCATGGACGGCGTGCAGGTCCTTGAGGCCCTGAAGGCATCGGGGCGCGAGGCGGAGGTCCTCATCATCTCCGGCCACGGGAACATCGAGACGGCGGTGAGGGCCCTCAAACTGGGCGCCTTCGACTTCATCGAGAAACCCCTCTCCATGGACCGCATCCTGATCACCGTGGCCAACGCCCTGAAGAAGCGCCGGCTCGAGGAGCGGAACGTCCTTCTCCTGGACCAGATCAAGAGGGAGGTGACCCTCATCGGAGAGAGTCCGGCCATCCGCGCCCTCAAGGAGCAGATCCGCCGCGCGGCGCCGACGACCGGTCGGGTCCTGATCTTCGGAGAGAACGGAACGGGGAAGGAGCTTGTGGCGCGCCTGATCCACCTCAACAGCGACCGAAGGGACGAGGCTTTCGTGGAAGTGAACTGCGCGGCCATCCCCACCGAACTCATCGAGAGCGAGTTGTTCGGCCACCGGAAGGGGTCCTTCACGGGCGCCATCGAGCACAAGAAAGGTAAGTTCCTCATGGCCGACGGGGGAACGATCTTTCTGGACGAGGTGGGGGACATGAGCCTGGCCACCCAGGCCAAGGTCCTCCGCGTCCTCCAGGAGCAGGTGTTCGAGCCCGTGGGCGGAACGGAGGCCCTGCAGGTGGACGTGAGGGTCATCGCGGCCACGAACAAGGACCTCAGCGCGGAGATCGGCCGTGGGACCTTTCGGGAAGACCTGTACTACCGCCTGGCCGTGATCCCGGTTCAGGTCCCCCCTCTCCGCAGCCGGAGGGAGGACATCCCCCTCCTCTGCGCCCACTACCTGGATCTTTTCTGCAGGCAGTACGGCCGTCCCCCGAAAACCCTGGGGCGGGACGCGCTCCAGTCCCTCGCCCAGTACTCCTGGCCCGGGAACGTGCGAGAACTCCGAAACCTCATGGAGCGGGTGGCCATCATGGTATCCTCGAACGAGGTGGCGGCTTCGGACCTTCCGCTCTTCGCGGACCGCCCCGCTCCAAGGCGGGACGAACTCCCCTGGACGGGACCCCTGAAGGAGGCGCGGGAGGCTTTCGAGCGGGAGTTCATCCGGAAGGCGCTGGTCCGGCACGGCGGGAACATCTCCCGAACGGCCGAGGAACTGGAAATCGAGCGCCGCCACCTGTACCGCCGCATGGCGAGCGTGGGTCTGCAGAAGGAGAGCGACCATGGTCATGATCAATAGGGCGACCAAGGAGATCACGCTCAAGATCGTCTACTACGGTCCAGGCCTCTGCGGCAAGACGACGAACCTCGAGCGGATCTTTTCCGCGGCCAACCCGGAGCGGAGGGGCAAACTGCTCACCGTCGCCACCGAGACCGACCGCACGCTCTTCTTTGATTTCCTCCCCATGGAGCTCGGAACCATCCGGGGAATGAAGGTGCGGGTCCAGCTTTATACCGTTCCCGGCCAGGTCTTCTACGACGCGACGCGGAGGATCGTCCTCCGCGGGAGCGACGGAGTCGTCTTCGTCGCGGACAGCCAGGCCGCCATGATGGACGCAAACCACGAGAGCGTGGAGAACCTGAAGCAGAATCTCCGGTTGAACAACCTCGACCCGGAGACCATCCCTCTCGTCTTCCAGTACAACAAGCAGGACCTGCAGGATCTCTCTCCCGCGGAGGACCTGGAGGAAAACCTGAACTGGCGGAGGGTTCCCAGCTTCCTGTCCGTGGCCACCACGGGACAGGGGGTGAACGAGACCCTCAAGAAGATCATCGAGGAGGTCATTCGGGATCTGCACCGGAAGGAGGAGGCTCTCCGCATCGCGGGCGGATCGCAGATGCCCGCCAGGCCCGCACCGGAGATCTTCGTCGCGCCCAAACCCGAAGCCAAACATTCCTCCTCGGAGCCTTCGGCCCCGGTGGAACCGGAGGAGGACCTCGCGCCTCCCGCCGAGCGCACCGCAGTGGCCGATCCCCGAGCGGAGGAACCCGTCGCGGCGGACTCGGCCGGAGATTCCGACTCGGGATCGGGGGAGATCGTCACCGTTCCCGTGGAGCACGAGGACGAGATCTCCGGGGAGGATCTGGAGATCCTCGACCTGGAAGCCGTGGACGGCGATCTGGAGGCCTCCGGGCCGGTTTCGGCGCCCGTTCTCGATGCTTCGCCCGCTCCCCAGGCTTCTGCGGCGGAGACCCTGCTGCCGCCCGTCGAGAGGGAGGCCATCGCGATGGAGCCCATCGAACCCGCGGTGAGCCCCCTCTCTGGCGTGCCCCGGCCCGAACCCACCCAGGCAACGGTCGCCGAGCCTCCCATCGGCTCTCGGGGCGGCGCGTCCGAAGAGGACCTTGGGGCGATCCGCGCCGAACTGCAATCCCTGGCCCTGGCCCTCGCCTCCTTGACCCGCCGCGCGGAAGCCCTCGCCGAGCAGATCGACGACCTCCTCGGCCGGCAAGCCTGAAGGCAAGGGGAACGAGGGACTAGCCTCCCTCCATTCCCCAACGGCGGAGATCCGAGAAACCTCGGCCGGCGCTTCACATTGCGGCCCGAGCCAACATGGCGGTGGGGGAGGGATTCGAACCCCCGGGCGGTTTCCCGCCGTCCGCTTTCAAGGCGGATGCCTTCGACCTCTCGGCCACCCCACCCCGCACCCACCCTAGCGAGGGAGAGGGCGTTCGTCAACCTCGAACCGCCCCGTGCCGAGCCGCCAGGATCGTGCTTACAGTAGTTTCGCGAGCTGGTCGTTGGTCCGCCGGAGCTTCTGGGCCAGGTCCCTGACCAGGTTCTTCAGGAGCTTCATTTGAAGCGCCTCGCTATGGGCCATCAGGGTTTCGTAGGCCTCGCGGTCGAATTCCAGCAGTTCTCCCTCGGAAAGGGCTTCCACGGTGGCGGACCTCGGTCCCTGGTCGATGAGGGCCAGTTCCCCGAAGCCGTCGGCCTCCTCGAAGCGTCCCAATTCGAGCTCGCCTCCTCCGTGGTACGTGAAGGCCCGGAACCGGCCCGCCTTGACGATGTACAGGGAATGTCCGGGCTCCCCTTCCGAAAGCACCCTCTCCCCCGCCTTCACTTTTCGGTGCTTCACGAGCTTTGACACCTGGATGAGTTCGAGGCTGTCCAGGTCCCGGAAGAGCTCCATCCGCTTCAGGATCGCCGCGTGTTCCATCTCCAACTCCCTCCGGTTCCAGCCCAGGCTACCCCAGGGGAAGCGAAAAGGTCAAAGGGGCGGCCCCCCGCCGGACGCCATCAGCCCGGAGACGGGTGCGAGCCAACCAGTTGACTTGAAAGGGCTTGCTCGCGAAGGGACCGATTCCGCTTGACCGGGCTTGAAGTTGGGCCTAAGTTACTTGGCATAGAGCGGGATTGTCAGAAGTCAGAAGGAGGGACACATGCGGAAGAACGGTGTAGTGTGGATCGTGGCGACGCTGTTGCTCCTGGCCCTTCCCCTCGCGGCGGCGGCCCAGGACACGGGATGGATGGTTCGGGTGAGGGCCATCAACATCGCCCCCAACGACAGCAGCGACAAGATCATCGGGACGGGCACGGAAGTGGCGGTGGACTCCAAGACCGTGCCGGAACTGGACATCGTGTACAAATGGCACGAGAACTGGGGGCTCGAGCTCGTGCTGGCGGACGCCAAACATGACCTGTCCACCACCGGCGGCCTGATCGGAGGGGCCAACGTGGGGAGCGTGAAGGTGCTCCCGCCCACGCTGGTCTGCAACTACTTCTTCACCACCCAGAGTCAGTTTGACCCCTATCTGGGCCTCGGCCTCAACTACACCCGCTTTCACGGCTTCAGCCTGGCGAGCGACCTGAGGGCCCTCGGCGTGACGGGCGTGGACTTCGACAATTCCCTCGGGCTCGCCGCCCAGATGGGTTTCGACGTGGACTTTGGAAACCACTGGGTCTTCAACATGGACGTCAAGTACGCCTGGATCGACACGGAAGCCTCCATCAAGGCGGGTGCGGTCACGCTGGACACCATCGGCGTGGACGTCAATCCCTGGATCTTCGGGATCGGCTTCGGCTACAAGTGGTAAGGACCGGGTCCGTTGAGAACGCCGGGGGGGCGGCTTCGGCCGCCCCCCTTTGCGTGCATCCCTCAGGCGAGATCCGCCGCGGCCCCCCGCCGGACGGCCCGAGATCACTCCTGTTCGCCCTGGATCCTCAGCACCGACAGGAAGGCCTCCTGAGGAAGCTGGACGTCTCCCACGGACTTCATCCGGCGCTTGCCTTCCTTCTGCTTTTCCAATAGCTTCCGCTTCCGCGTGATGTCCCCCCCGTAGCACTTGGCCAGCACGTCCTTTCGGAGGGCTTTCACGACCGTCCGGCAGATGATCCGGCTTCCCAGGGCCGCCTGGATGACGACTTCGAAGAGCTGCCTCGGGATGGCCTCCTTCAGCCGTTGGGCCATGGCCCGGCCGCGCGCCTCGGCCTGGGAGCGGTGGACGATGAAGGAGAGCGCGTCCACAGCCTTCCCGTTCACGAGGATGTCCAGCTTCACGAGGTCTCCCGGGCGGTACTCCTCGATCTGGTAGTCCATGGAGGCGTACCCGCGCGAGAGCGACTTGAGGCGGTCGTGGAAGTCCACGATGATCTCGCTCAGGGGCAGTTCGTACTTCAGCACGATGGTGTCCTTCGAGGCGTACTGAAACCCCTTCTGGGTGCCCCGGCGCTCCTCCATGAGCTTCAGGAGGTTTCCCACGTATTCGCCACGGGTGAGCACGGTGACGAGGGCGTAGGGCTCTCGGATGGACTCCACGTCCTGGGGCGGCGGGAGGCTCGCGGGGTTTTCCACATCCACCGTCTCCCCCGTGACCTTGAGCACCTGATACCGCACGTTGGGCGCGGTGGTGATCAGGTCGAGGTCGAATTCCCGCTCCAGTCGTTCCTGGATGATCTCC from Acidobacteriota bacterium carries:
- a CDS encoding ATP-binding protein, with amino-acid sequence MRLRLTPRSFTVVVAFLGLSLVGGFLYSLLKQQDAADLTSAGGFLLTGLALLNLLLMTVLLFVLFRELVKGFLAWRRQREGARFRTRLLGAFVLLGLLPSLFLFISGILLIQSSVDRWFRSPVHGLTTASQELVDRALDLAREESHRKAKALAWQLKQVPAGLRPALAAHLFSAGDVDAYCLVARDGRILAKAPANFPAPDAYKISKVFQKEGLVGWMDLAPSPTVTSGVALDEETGILVGRRLPSQLYAQAKYISENNRAYLQIRSRQETLRTSMISSFLALTLLVIFAAVWIGTHLSKEISVPLQLLMEGTQALSQGNLAHRIDYEAKDEIGMVVESFNRMAREVEAGKVELERSNVELRAATQASEGRRRYIETLLETLNIGVISTDPEGQIRTLNTKAREILGMDPGEPGRNALTRPEWPPIQALLSPLPRRPVLNREIALSGKRGQFILSVSASPLQDPSGTTTGVLLILEDITDLMRAQRIAAWQEAAQRMAHEIKNPLTPIRLSAQRIRKKAQERSADLLDVVLEGCTAIEREVHTMMTMVNEFSRFARLPEIRPKPASLLALIQGTLTPYRSAADFVLDLPASFPPVRLDVEQMGRVLKNLLENAIQAMDGPGTITLTLKEESGQAVLTLRDTGPGIPPEARSKLFAPYFSTKRKGTGLGLAIVARILEEHGGTIRVDETYSQGAGFILTLPL
- a CDS encoding sigma-54 dependent transcriptional regulator, coding for MARGRILIVDDEQGIRNTLRQILEDEGYSVEEAETGEAGLALGQSRDFDLILLDVWLPGMDGVQVLEALKASGREAEVLIISGHGNIETAVRALKLGAFDFIEKPLSMDRILITVANALKKRRLEERNVLLLDQIKREVTLIGESPAIRALKEQIRRAAPTTGRVLIFGENGTGKELVARLIHLNSDRRDEAFVEVNCAAIPTELIESELFGHRKGSFTGAIEHKKGKFLMADGGTIFLDEVGDMSLATQAKVLRVLQEQVFEPVGGTEALQVDVRVIAATNKDLSAEIGRGTFREDLYYRLAVIPVQVPPLRSRREDIPLLCAHYLDLFCRQYGRPPKTLGRDALQSLAQYSWPGNVRELRNLMERVAIMVSSNEVAASDLPLFADRPAPRRDELPWTGPLKEAREAFEREFIRKALVRHGGNISRTAEELEIERRHLYRRMASVGLQKESDHGHDQ
- a CDS encoding ADP-ribosylation factor-like protein; translated protein: MVMINRATKEITLKIVYYGPGLCGKTTNLERIFSAANPERRGKLLTVATETDRTLFFDFLPMELGTIRGMKVRVQLYTVPGQVFYDATRRIVLRGSDGVVFVADSQAAMMDANHESVENLKQNLRLNNLDPETIPLVFQYNKQDLQDLSPAEDLEENLNWRRVPSFLSVATTGQGVNETLKKIIEEVIRDLHRKEEALRIAGGSQMPARPAPEIFVAPKPEAKHSSSEPSAPVEPEEDLAPPAERTAVADPRAEEPVAADSAGDSDSGSGEIVTVPVEHEDEISGEDLEILDLEAVDGDLEASGPVSAPVLDASPAPQASAAETLLPPVEREAIAMEPIEPAVSPLSGVPRPEPTQATVAEPPIGSRGGASEEDLGAIRAELQSLALALASLTRRAEALAEQIDDLLGRQA
- a CDS encoding cyclic nucleotide-binding domain-containing protein — its product is MEHAAILKRMELFRDLDSLELIQVSKLVKHRKVKAGERVLSEGEPGHSLYIVKAGRFRAFTYHGGGELELGRFEEADGFGELALIDQGPRSATVEALSEGELLEFDREAYETLMAHSEALQMKLLKNLVRDLAQKLRRTNDQLAKLL
- a CDS encoding OmpW family outer membrane protein, with the translated sequence MRKNGVVWIVATLLLLALPLAAAAQDTGWMVRVRAINIAPNDSSDKIIGTGTEVAVDSKTVPELDIVYKWHENWGLELVLADAKHDLSTTGGLIGGANVGSVKVLPPTLVCNYFFTTQSQFDPYLGLGLNYTRFHGFSLASDLRALGVTGVDFDNSLGLAAQMGFDVDFGNHWVFNMDVKYAWIDTEASIKAGAVTLDTIGVDVNPWIFGIGFGYKW